One window of Triplophysa rosa linkage group LG8, Trosa_1v2, whole genome shotgun sequence genomic DNA carries:
- the ethe1 gene encoding persulfide dioxygenase ETHE1, mitochondrial: MIACVLLNRLRSAAAVSCKLTRTDRVRRVASFQRSARFYSAFMASTAPIFRQLFEAESSTYTYLLADTDTREAVLIDPVLETVDRDLKLITELGLTLKVALNTHCHADHITGTGLLKKKVFGLKSAISKHSGAAADIQLSDGDRITFGKHNLTVLETPGHTDGCVTYVTEDHRMAFTGDTLLIRGCGRTDFQQGCPKRLYQSIHKKIFTLPGSCFIYPAHDYKGQTVSTVDEEKKFNPRLTKSQDEFVNIMNSLDLPKPKKIDISVPANLVCGLHDV; this comes from the exons ATGATCGCGTGTGTGCTGTTAAACAGACTGAGATCCGCAGCAGCTGTGAGCTGCAAACTGACGCGCACTGATCGCGTCCGACGCGTCGCGTCCTTTCAGCGTTCAGCGCGATTTTACAGTGCGTTCATGGCGTCTACAGCTCCGATCTTCAGACAG CTGTTTGAAGCTGAAAGCAGCACGTACACATACCTGCTGGCTGACACAGACACCAGAGAGGCCGTGCTGATCGATCCCGTGCTGGAAACTGTGGATAGAGACCTGAAGCTCATCACTGAACTGGGCCTGACGCTCAAAGTCGCCT TAAACACTCACTGTCATGCGGATCACATCACTGGGACGGGACTGCTGAAGAAGAAGGTGTTTGGACTGAAGAGCGCCATCTCCAAACACAGCGGAGCCGCAGCAGACATTCAGCTCTCAGATGGAGACCGCATCACTTTTGGAAAACAT AATCTGACGGTGTTGGAGACGCCTGGACACACAGACGGTTGTGTGACGTATGTCACTGAAGATCACAGAATGGCCTTCACCGGTGACACTCTGCTCATCAGAGGCTGCGGACGAACCGATTTTCAACAAG GCTGTCCTAAGAGATTGTACCAGTCCATCCATAAGAAGATTTTCACGCTGCCTGGGAGCTGTTTCATTTATCCCGCACATGACTACAAGG GTCAGACGGTGTCCACTGTGGACGAGGAGAAGAAATTTAATCCACGCCTGACAAAATCACAGGATGAGTTTGTGAACATCATGAACAGTCTGGATCTACCCAAACCCAAGAAAATAG ATATATCAGTGCCTGCAAACCTGGTCTGTGGACTTCATGATGTTTGA